GCATATGCAAAGTAAAAAATGTGGAtcttagatttaaaataatagtttcaGCATACAAGGAGCTTCCCAATACAAACCAAGAGGTATGGAAATTCTTTAATATGATACACAATATGataaacaaatttttaaattgtttttcctctgtctaAAATGAAAAACCGGGCATACAAATGGTCCTGTTCAGTACAAACTCTCCGAATGCTTCATTGTATCTCAATTTTGGGGATGAGAAAACTAGCTCTAATACTAAATGTCTCTTGAAACATCTTGCACAAATATGTTAGTAGTTCTCAGAAGGCAAACTTCATTCTGCCTTTTTAATTCAAGATACTAAATAACAGTTTATGGTTCTATCTGGAGACTAGATGAAAGATTCAAATAGAGTACTaacaagatttttcaaaagcaaccTAAGTTGCTTTAGATTTACCTAACTTCCATTGACTGTTGAGGGGAGATAGAttactttttataaatatttccagtAGAAATGTGGTTATATTTCAAATAGGTAAGTGTAGGGAGGCCTATTAAAGTTACAGGCTCGATTCTAACATAAAAAGTTGCTTCAGtagaaaaaacagttgtttgaaCTGTAAGCGTCCTTTTAGTAGCAGACTTTCTCAGTGTATTTGTGTGTCTTGGCTAAACCCCTGAGCTCTGTCTCCAAACCTGAAGAACTGTTTTATCCATGTCAGGTGAGTAATGAAGAGTGTTTTAGCCTTGCAAGGTGATCATAGTAGCAAAAGTAGCAAGGCCTTGTTTTTGTAATGACAATCGGATGTGTGAAAGTAAATGGAGCttaaatttggaaaacattgTTATAGTACTGATTAACTACATTCACAGTAAAGAAAGGGATGTGCTGCTTAATTAAGTAGGAACCTCTACTGCTGTTCATACATGTTTGGAAAAAACCTGGTCTAAATAGTAGTTACAAAGGCTGGTACCTGACACATGCCACAAAATTTATGAATGGCATTACGAGTTTgtcaaatgtaatttctttttccttttttctttttgttgtgtATGGTTTTCTCACCCTATGCAGACCTTCAAACGTGTTCTTATCAGGGAAGAACAGTACGACTCCATTATAGTCTTCTACAATTTAGTGTTTATGCAGAAACTGAAAACGAACATTTTGCAGTATGCCTCCAACAGGGTAAGGTGTTAGCTGTGTTCGGTATTACTTATTTAATAGAATGGGAATATATAGAcaataaaacattattattttattattttatagccTCCTACTCTGTCACCTATCCCACACATTCCTCGCAGCCCTTACCAGTTTTCCACTTCTCCTCGGCGTGTCCCTGCTGGCAATAACATCTACATCTCACCCTTGAAGAGCCCATACAAATTCTCTGATGGGTTTCAGTCTCCCACAAAGATGACTCCGAGGTCTAGGTATGTTGGTTACAACCATTTCTTTGAGCGAAGTGAAGTTGTTGGGACTCCAGAGAACTGCACGGTGTAGTTTATCAATAGTCtgtgttttttatcttttctgcttAAAAGTTTGTGTCCTGTATTTGGAATCTTTGAGcgcttttctgtttcagtttagtTAgtatgtaagattttttttttctccccaaataaTTGCATCCAATATGTGTTTTTTGGCTTGGTTGTTTGAATTTTGTTGGTTTTGACTCTGGATCATAAAAGATGAATGAATTATTTACACTTGgttaaggagaaaataaatttttggaACAAGATGGCTCAGAATATTTAGCTAACTTAGCTAAACATTTCAAACTCTTGGTCACTCGCTCTTAGCTGATAAGGATGATGGCAAATCAAAGTCATGCTGTCtgtaaaaagcatttccatCTCACCATTAAAAGCCCGTGCATATCTCCAGTGGGCTTTTCAGAGTCGGATCAAGTGAGTACTGGTACAACTGATTCACTGTGCAATTATTGTATGTTTTAGGTTGAAGTCTTGTATGGGTTTGATTAGCAAACATCTAAAGGTTATCTAATTAAGGGATGATCATCAGGTACTCAGCACTGAAGTGTCCTCCTGTCGATAGGGGATGGACTGCCGGGCCTTTGATTCTTTCAGGCCGCAGTTTCTAATTAATTATCTGTATGGGACGGTTGGTTTGGCAATTGAGTTTTCACTGGCCCTAATGGAAACATGAATGATCTGAACATGGCAAAGCACGGTTTGTGTTTGCACTGTTGGCACAGAGAGGAAGAGAGCTCATTAATGTCTCATGCGAAGCTGTTTAAATTAATGGATGTTTTTGTGTCTCATTCTGGAATGTTACTTAATCTaaaacacttgttttcttcatttggcAGAATTCTGGTGTCAATCGGAGAGTCGTTTGGGGTGAGTTTTACAATTTTTGTCTGATCTGGAATGCGTGTAACTTTGGGAGGAATGAGAGAGCCTCCTGACAGCTGTAGAACCGGCCAGTGTTTCTAATTTAATGTAGTAATTCATGTAATTTGTAAGCACAAGGATTACAGGGGGTGTACTATTAAccttttttcaaatattcagaCTTCTTTCACAATGActaaaatcaaatgcaaaacattttaaaagcagagttcTTAGGCTGCAGCTTTAGAACTTGTAGTATTGTAGTGGATAATCTGGGAAGTCTGAGTAGTTTCAGGATTTACTGGTAATTCTTTCGCTATTTTTGTGTCATTTCAGACTTctgaaaagtttcaaaaaataaaccagatgGTGTGCAACAGTGAGAGGCAGCTAAAACGCAGTGCCGACGTAAGCGATGCTCCTAAGCCACTGAAGAGGCTGCGCTTTGATATAGAAGGGCAAGATGAAGCAGATGGGAGGTAAGAGATTGCTCTTGGACTTCAGGTAAACTGAACCAAACTATGGTCCTCAGGGCCTTCAGAATGCATCCCAACGTCTATTTATAGTTACGGAAgttcaaaaattttaaatgggaGCTGGAAGCATAATACTTAATAGGACACTTGGTGTCATGATGTCAAAAGCAAGGATTTATTCAGTGCCTATACATTCAGCATCCTGGTATTTCTGCTGAGTGCTAAATCTAAATCATGCTATTGTCCTTAGACAGTGTTGAAATCAAGCATCTCAAGAgtttattttggaggaaaaaaatagtttatctTTGTAAAATAAGGCAATAGCACTGAAATTAATTAATACTGATTTATAGTTAGGTTTATCaggataaaaattaaaatatatatatattttttaacttctctttaaTCAAATGCTTTCTGTCTGCAGTAAACACCTACCCCAGGAGTCCAAGTTCCAACAAAAGCTTGCAGAAATGAGTGAGTATTAGTTTTTCAGTAACTTGTCAGCAGTGAGTGCCTTGCATAAAATAGTTTGTGTCAACTCAGATAAAAACATTGTTCAACATCGATagcatttcagtgtttgcttttttatatttgctacacttaatattaaaaaattgagATGATTAAGTGAAAATCCTCAGAAGGCTCTTTTCAATGGTACTACGCTATTTAATATTATCAAATGCTATTGCATGTGAATAAGTAAAGGAGCATGACTCGGTCTTCCTAAATACTAGAATTTTTGAAgttgaattaaatgttttccaggGCTTTCCCATTTGTTGTAATGACAGATCCTTTACTGAGAGCTTGCAGGTAGAAATCAGGAGTAATTGCAACAGCATTAGTTGACCAGAACACCATTTTAGGTCGTTACAGTATAGTCGAGGAAAATTATATGCACAGGAAAATTGTACGTAATTTTATGTGTTGCTTTTATACTCGAATGCCCGAGACTGCTTTTCTTCTACTGCAGATCAAcctttctttcaatttttttaatgtttttcaaagaaaattcaaatctaactcatgaaaaacaaagcGGCTCCATTTCCACAtctgaatttgtattttccGCTCCTGAGAAGGAGCGTTCTTGGATTGACCAGACATTGACCTCTCTGGTAGAATCCAAGCTCTGTAGCTGAGTGGATTTGCCTGTTAAAAATTCTTACCTAGGTGGTATTGCTCATCAGGACAGGGGTGACTGCAGAACCAGGCACCTCTCGTTTATTTTAGGGTAGGGGAAATGCTTCAGTGTTTACCTGTGGCAGAGGTTAAGATGGCGTGCTCTGCTCTGTTCCATGGCCAGCTGTGTTCGTATGTCACTGGGGGGAAAAGGGAATTTGCTACATGGGCTGGCCCTGGGATGTGGGGACTGTGCAACCCATTCTGTCTGTCTGGTGACAAGGCAGAGCCCTACACGGAGCAGTCCATTTGTTCATCTTAAGgatgaaaacagataaaagtgAGGATATAACAGCCATGAGAATGGGTGGGATTCTGTAAGGTGGTGAAATAAATTGAGCAAGAATtgctgaaataacattttgcatttattttaaagtgcagGTTTTGTTACTTAGGCTAGTGTGCTTCTATTCCTTGTGTCATTACCaatttttacaataaataatcccatccaaaataattttgaaggaAGTAGctaatttcattctttcttttgtagCATCCACTCGAACAAGAATGCAGAAGCAGAAACTGAACGATGGAAACGATACCTCAGCCAGTGAAGAAAAGTGAGATTCTTCTCAGGACCAGGGTCTGCGCTGCAGGCCCTCttagattgtttttgttttacagcctTCATTAATTGAGTTGCTTTTTTAGTCGCTTTTTATTCCAAACTGCTAGTTGAAAACATttggacttttttattttttaaatatttttcatgatacCTTTGCCTTATGATGTAGCATGTATCCGATGTAAGCCActgaatttaatttatatattttttgaggATTTTAAAAACGGACTTGGAAAATGTCTTAGTTTCCTATTGCGACATTACTGATTTAAGCCAGTTCAGTCTCCTTGGATTGAATTTTTCTGTCTAAAGGCAAAATGTTAGCTAGAATGTTTTGAAGTGCACTAATTTTTGTTActtagatttcattttaatattggAACTCGAAGCATTATTtgcaaattttgaaaattaggGGCCAGACACTGCAAAGATTTGACTCTGTATATAATTAGTAGATCAAATTCCCATTAACTTAAGCTGCACAGCAGTCTTGCAGGGTCAGGATCTCACTGCAGAAGTAGAACCAGAAAGCAAAGTGAACTCATTATGTAGCTGTACTACTGAAACCAGTAATCCATACCTCAGATACagaatgttttgcatttttcctgtcCCAGCTCTCACTCCGCTCCTTCAGAGGGCACTGCCCATCTGTCCAGTTTGAATTTTATTGAATGTGAATTTCACAGATTAAATGAGTCCCAGAAACCAAGACTTATTCCCATATGCAAAGTACTTGATATGCTCTTTAATATCTTGGAAAAtctcaattaaaacaaaaagcactacAGACCTACATTGCGCCTGGTACACGTAAGCTGTCAGTGACGTGGAATTGTCTTGGAGTGATTTCAAATTTTCATCTAACTGTAGCCAAACCCAATAAGTTGAAAAACAGGCTCAAAAGCTATTTCCTGCAGCTGAAAGCTGTGTCGAAAGTTGGGTTCCAGGTAAGAGTAGATAGCCTGCTATCTAAAAGTGCAGGGTGTCTCTCGTTGGCCTTGTGGCAGCATCTGCACAAAAGCCAAATTTCATGACCCCAAAAGGTAGAATTTAATAGGCAACTTGTGAACAGTTACAAGTAGCccaaaaaaaagttgctttttaaaatgtatttgtaaattaCTGATTTGGATACTGGATTTTTTCTCGCAATGCTAAAGGGTTTGCAAAATAGCCAGTTAAGGAAagcctgttttatttcctggtagaaataagaagaaataagaaataatactTTTACATAAGTAAATGAGATCCCACTTTTAAATTAaccattttttaatgaaatgtagcTTTTGCAGCTACTTAAATTAATACAGTTATAGCAGAAAAGCCTGCTGTTCCTTACACAGTAACAACTTAAAACATCTCTGGGTAGCTTATTGAGAAATTGTATAGCTGAACCTAGAATACTTACAGTAGTACATTTTAAAGATCAGTTCTGGTGTTGATCAGAAGCTAACCCTAGAGCTACTAAAAATGCTGCAAACAGCACCCGGATTTgtcactgaattttaaaataaaattgagctATTTTTTTAGTCTCAATATGGCTTCAactttcttcctgaaagatGTACAGAAGCGTTAAGAGTACcctatgtttattttttcactttttgcagttttgcaaACAGAATGTGTGTTGTGTTGGGGTCGCCATCCCTAAGCTCTGTTACAGCAGTTGAAGTTCCTCAGTGCTCCTTTGGTGAGAGCCTCCAGGGGTAACGTTACAGAGCCCAGTACCAAACAGATCTgttatttctttactgtgacAATGTATTTTTTGCTCAAACAGACTGAAGGCTTTACATCAAATGTATGATAATATTTTATACAACTAATCAGTTTCTctcctttcaaaacaaataaaatagcttttcaaaGATGAATAGTTGGTAATTTTATTAGATGAGCAGAAGGCTTTGTATGGCACAGCCCTTGCAGGGGTGCCTGAGACAGTCCTTGGAGAAGTTCCTGTCTGCACTGAGAAGCTTTCGTGTCGCTGCACCACCCTGCTTTTCACCACCGATTCTCTTCTTCTCGGAACTGCTGAAAATAGCCCAGATGTCAAAACGGGAGCGTGAGCTGTCATCGCTTCCTCAGCCAGGTGTCCAGCTGCAGGCACTTCGGCCGTGCATGCTTCCTGTCTTTGCCTTACGAGAGTCTATAGGTGCCGGTGAGtcagagctctgctgagctTGGGGGGTTATTTACAGAACTGACACGCGTGACATAATGCCGAGAGCACACAAGTGCACTTGCAAACTTGCCAGTCCCTGCCCCCCCTCTAAAAACAACATCTTGTGCAGATACATATGCAGAGAAAGGCATATTGCAACTATCAGCTTCTTATCAGATTTTGAAATCTCACTGTGTTTGAGAGTACAGCTTACAGCAAGGCCTGGATCTACTCAAAATGCCCTATGCTTTTGAACCTGTATTCAGGGAAAAAGATTAAACTCCAGAGCAGAAGAGTTGGATGGAAAACGTGACGTGACAGGCATTTTGTGTGCCTTAATGCTGAGGATCGTACCCCTGATCAGACTCCCCTAATGAGCGTGGAGGAACACGCCAGCGGAGAATAATTAGCCTCCACGTCTCAGAAAGGCCCACTTCTCTCCCCTGATGCTGAGGGGAATTCAGTGGCTTGCCTTGGCCGTGCAGACGTCTCGA
This is a stretch of genomic DNA from Cygnus atratus isolate AKBS03 ecotype Queensland, Australia chromosome 1, CAtr_DNAZoo_HiC_assembly, whole genome shotgun sequence. It encodes these proteins:
- the RB1 gene encoding retinoblastoma-associated protein isoform X2 — translated: MMRHHFRQSNGSHWGSPLFDLIKQSKEREGQTDQPEPASTLNLPLQHNHTAADLYLSPVRSPKKKASGHPHSATSNPDAQPGASSQTQKPQKSTSLSLFYKKVYLLAYLRLRTLFFRLLSEHPDLEPLIWTLFQHTLQNEYELMRDRHLDQIMMCSMYGICKVKNVDLRFKIIVSAYKELPNTNQETFKRVLIREEQYDSIIVFYNLVFMQKLKTNILQYASNRPPTLSPIPHIPRSPYQFSTSPRRVPAGNNIYISPLKSPYKFSDGFQSPTKMTPRSRILVSIGESFGTSEKFQKINQMVCNSERQLKRSADVSDAPKPLKRLRFDIEGQDEADGSKHLPQESKFQQKLAEMTSTRTRMQKQKLNDGNDTSASEEK
- the RB1 gene encoding retinoblastoma-associated protein isoform X3: MGSPLFDLIKQSKEREGQTDQPEPASTLNLPLQHNHTAADLYLSPVRSPKKKASGHPHSATSNPDAQPGASSQTQKPQKSTSLSLFYKKVYLLAYLRLRTLFFRLLSEHPDLEPLIWTLFQHTLQNEYELMRDRHLDQIMMCSMYGICKVKNVDLRFKIIVSAYKELPNTNQETFKRVLIREEQYDSIIVFYNLVFMQKLKTNILQYASNRPPTLSPIPHIPRSPYQFSTSPRRVPAGNNIYISPLKSPYKFSDGFQSPTKMTPRSRILVSIGESFGTSEKFQKINQMVCNSERQLKRSADVSDAPKPLKRLRFDIEGQDEADGSKHLPQESKFQQKLAEMTSTRTRMQKQKLNDGNDTSASEEK